TCATTCGGTGCGGGCTGCCGCAGAGCTCCTGAAGCAAAACGGCTATAACGTGCACGTGGTTGCCTGGGGCTTGACCGACGGCAATCCGCTGAAGCGGAAAACCTTAACTTCTCAAGGTGTGCAGTGTTGGGATACCTGGGAGCAACTTTTGGAACAGATGGGAATCTAGCCCTTTCATTGTGAAATACCTCCAGGCGGCGAGGGAAAAGCACCGGTTAAGAGTTATGAGAGCGCGTTATCCATCCGCTGGGGCTCAAGCCCCTGCTCAGTTTACAGTTTCCCGCTGGCCTCAGCGGTGGGCAGATTCAGAAGCGTGAGCCTGCCGGACAATGCTGATGGCGATGAAAGCGGCAGGCTCACTGAAGATCTCAGCGCGGGACAGGAACACGCTGAGAACGCGGTTGGTAAAGGTCTTATAAGGTTGGCCAGCGCGATTCCAATTTCAAACCGGCCCGCAAGGCAACCTCCTGCGCCCGACGCCGCGCCTCATTGACAATGGAGATTTCATCCAGGGTTTTCACCTGGCGATGTTCCATCACGATTTGACCATCAATGACGACGGTATCCACATCACTGCCATGGGCGGCATAAACCAGGGTTGAGACCGGGTCGAAGGAAGGCGTGAGGTGCGGCGCATCGGTGTTTACAATGATGAAATCCGCCAGTTTGCCCGGCTCAAGCGAGCCGAGCTGGTCTTCCATCCCCAGCGCTTTTGCCCCGTTGAGGGTCGCCATCTCTAACACAGTCTCGGCGGGCACCACGGTTGGGTCGCTTTCGCGCAGGTTTGCCAGATACGAGGTCAGGCGCAGATCGCGGATCATGTCATAGGTATTGTTACTCGGGCCTCCATCACACCCGATGCTGACATTGACGCCATGTTCTAACATGCCCTGCACGGGAGCAATCCCGGTGGCGGTTTTGGCGTTCGAAGCCGGGTTATGGGAGACGTGCGTGCCGGTTTGAGCAAGGATTTTCCAATCCTGCTCATCCGTCCAGACACAGTGCGCCAGGACGGTGTTTTTACCCAACAAACCCATGTCGAGGGCAAACTCCACCGGGGTGCGGTAACCCTGTTCGTGAGCGTAATCATGGTCTTCACGCACTTCGGATAAATGCATGGTTATGCCCATCTTGCGCTCTCTGGCAAGGCGTGCCACCTCGCGGTACAGTTCCGGGGTGACTCCACCGGGCGTGCGCGGTCCGAACCAGACGCGCAAACGCCCATTGGCTGCGCCATCCCACTTCTCGTGCATCAGGAGGGTATTGCGCAGGCTGGTCTCACCGTCTTCCACCATGCCGGGGTACATCAAGCCCTGTTTTTTAGCATACGAAGGCAGGTCCATCACAATTTTGCCGATTGCCCCGCGTATCCCGGATTGAATCACCACTTCGGCAACCCCATCAAAGCCATAACGTTCGGCGAGATTGACCTCGATGAAGGCAGTCGTCCCCGATTTGATCATTTCCAGAATGCATAAAGCGGCGCTGGCACGTCCATCCTCAGCCGTGTAATTGCCCTGAAGAACCCATACCCGTTTTCCCAACCAGTCGAGTAAGCCAAGGTCATCCGCACAGCCGCGGATCATAGCCTGGGCAAGGTGAATATGGGTATCGATCAAGCCGGGTAACAGGATGTTCCCGTTACAGTCATAACGTTCCATTTCCGGATATTGTTCCAGCAACTGGTTCGTTTTTCCCACCGCTAAGATGCGATTGCCCTCAATGGCAACCGCTCCGTTCAAGATGATCTCGCGTTTCGGATTCATTGTGATGATCGTCGCATGATGAAATAACATACCAATCCTCCAAAGATTATTTTTCGGGGTAGGGTTTGCCCAGACTGGCCGGCGAGTCGCCGCGGTTGACAAAGACCACAAAGGTGATCAGGGTCAGAAGGTAAGGAAACATCAACAAGAACTCATAGCGGATGGGCAAACCAAAGCCTTGCAGACGCAACTGCAACGCATCGGCAACCCCAAAAAGCAGACAGGCTAAGGCGACATTCACCGGCTTCCAGCGACCAAAGATGATCGCCGCCAGAGCGATAAAGCCGCGCCCGCTGACCAGACCTTCAGTAAAAGCAGAGATCTGCCCCAGCGAAAGGAACGTACCTCCCAAACCGGCCAACATCCCACTCAGGATCAGGGCAAGATAGCGCGTTTTGACCACATTGACACCCACCGTTTCTGCAGCCCGGGGATGCTCACCGCAACAGCGCAACTTCAACCCCCAGGTAGTCTTGTAGAGCAAGAAGGTGAAGAGCGGGATAAGCCCATAAGCCAGATAGACCAGCGGCACCTGGCGGAAGAAAATTTGTCCAATGAACGGAATATCGGATAACAGAGGTACATTCCACACTTCAAAAGAGGGAACAAATTGAGAAATGCCCGCCTTATACATGCTGCGGAAGAAAAAGGAAGTCAACCCCAGGGCAAAGATATTCAAACCGGTGCCCAAGACCACCTGATCTGCCCGCATCGTGATGCTCAAGAAAGCAAACAGCAAACCCAACAGCCCGCCGGCAAGCAACCCGCCCAACGCGCCGCCCCATTCCGAGCCGCTAAGCAAAGCGCCAAGGTAAGCGCCAAACGTACCGGCGATCAGCATTCCCTCGAGTCCGATATTTAAAACACCCGAAAGTTCATTGGTGATGCCTCCCAGGGCAGCAAATAAGAGCGGCGTAGCCAGGCGCACCCCAGCCGCCAAAAGGGAAACCAAAAAGGGAAGCCAGAGGAAGTCATTCATGAGCTACGGCTACCCTCCCTTTTACCCGGAAACAGCCTGCCCAACGGCATACGCCAGCGAACCATTGCGCTGACTGCCACAAAGAAAATCACCGTCGCCTGAAGGACATCGACGATGGTCACCGGCACACCGGCTAACGCCTGCATATTATTGGCGCCCACCTGTAACGCTCCAAACAACACCGAAGCTAAAATGATCCCCAGCGGATGATTGTTGCCCATCAGGGCAATGGCAATTGCCGAATACCCCAGGCCGGGTGAGAACATATCCCGCAAACGGTGTTGCACCCCCAGGATTTCCACCGTACCTGCCACGCCGGCCAGGCCGCCGCTGACCACCATGACAATGACCATGATCAAAGTCGTATTCATTCCGGCGTAATGCGCCGCGGCGGGGCTGCTGCCCACTGCCCGCGCTTTGTAACCAAATGCCATGCGGTAGGTAACCAGATATAAGACGAGGGCCAAAGCCAATCCCAGCAAGCAACCGGCATGCAGGCGGGTGGGAGGCCAGATTAAGGGGAGTTGACTGGAGGCCTGAACTTCCGGCGTTTGCGGCAGGGCTGCTTCTGCCAAGGGATTATCGCGCAAAGGTCCATGGGTGAAATAGCTCACAATATAGATGGCAATATAATTGAGCAAGATCGTTGTAATCACTTCATTGATGTTGTGGCGCGCTTTGAGGTAGCCCGGCAACAAACCCCACAAGCCACCGCCGACAAAGCCCCCCAACAAAGAGAACGAAATGTGCAGCCAGGCGGGTAACCTCCAATCTTGAATCGCAATTGCCGTGCCAAGCAAGGCGCCCATATAAAGTTGACCTTCGGCGCCAATGTTAAAAACCCCGGTATTGAAGACAAAACCCAAACCCAGCCCAATGATCATCAAGGGAGTGGCTTTCACCAGCACCAAACCCACCTGATAATTGCTCCGGGCAATGCCTTCCCACATTTTTTGATAGGCAAAACGAGGGTCAGTTCCCGTTAAGGCGATCAAGAAGGCGCCAACCATTAAGGCGGCAATGACAGCCCCAAAAGGTAATAACACAAATTGCAGATAACTCAGCCAACGCGCCCGAGTCGCAAGCGAGGGAGGCGAGAAACCCAAAGTCGGACGTTTCTCCATCAGGCGATTGCCTCCAATCGTTCGCCTAACATCATGCGGCTGATGGCTGGCAGGGAATCAACTTCACCAGGCACAATCCCCAGAATCTCCCCTCGAAAGAGCACCGCAATGCGATCAGACAATGCCAGGATTTCATCCAGATCAGCCGAAATCAGCAGGATTCCAATGCCCTTCTGTTTCTGGGCATATAAAAAGCGGTGAACGCTCTCAGTTGCCCCAATGTCTAGCCCTCGGGTTGGGTGCACGGCGACGAGCAGTCGCCTGGCTAATTGCAGCTCACGACCGAGAATGACCTTCTGTTGATTGCCACCCGAAAGCTCTCCAACCGGCTGCATCGGACCGGCAGCGCGGATGTCAAATTCCTGAATGATCTGTTGAGCGTTTAGCCGCACAACCTTTTCGCGTAGAAAGCCATGGGCGTTATAGGGTGGGTCATCCAGGCTCTTCAACACCAGGTTATGAGCAATGGAAAAGTTCTTTACCAATCCAACCCTTTGACGGTCGGCAGGGACATAACCCAGTCCAGCCGCCTTCATTTTTCGCGGGGTCGGGTTGAGAATCGGTTGCCCTTCCAGGCGCATTTCCCCTTCGGTATAGGGTATCAACCCACAGACGACATCCGCTAATTCTTCCTGTCCATTGCCATCAATGCCGGCAATGCCCAGGATCTCACCGCTGTGCAGGGTGAAGGTTATGTCTTTGAGGACGCGACCTGCTTTGGGGCGAACGAGGGATACACCTTTCAGTTCCAGCACAGGCTGGGCAGCGCCGCCTTTGGGAAAGCTGTAATCGAGCGCAACTGCCCTGCCAACCATCATTTCGGCTAAGATTTGTTGCGTGGCATGGCGCGTCTCGATGGTGCCGACCCGCCTGCCGTGGCGCAGGACGGTAATTCGATCGCTGATGCGCAGCACTTCCTCAAGTTTGTGGGAAATGAAGATGATCGATACTCCTTTGCCAACCAGATTTTTCAAAATGGCAAAGAACTCTTCGACCTCGAGCGGTGACAGCACAGCCGTTGGCTCGTCGAGGATCAGTAAATCGGCGCCGCGAAACAGGGCTTTCAAGATTTCAACGCGCTGTTGCAAGCCCAGGGGTAGTTGCCTGACCTTGAGGGTTGGGTCAATCGGTAAACCGTATTGGGTGGCAAAGTCCTGTAAGCGGATGAGCGTTTCCTGAACAGGTAAAAGCGGCTCTCTGGGAGATGGCAAGCCGACCAAAATATTTTCCAAAACGGTAAAATTCGGCACCAGCATCAAATGCTGGTGGATCATCCCAATGCGATGGCGGATCGCATCGCGAGGGGAATGCAGGCTGATTCTTTCACCTTTCCAGTAGATCTCTCCTCCATCGGGCTGGTATAACCCGTAGAGGATGTTCATCAGGGTTGTTTTGCCCGCTCCATTTTCACCTAACAGGGCATGAATTTCGCCAGCCTGTACGTCAAAATCTACTTGATCGTTGGCGCGCAACGACCCAAAGGTTTTGACAATCTGGCGCATTTCGAGCAATGGAGCGGGCATGACAAGAGGAGACCTCAAGAACTACTGGCTCATCCGTTCGATGGTGATCTTCCCGGAGAGGATGTCTTGTTGCACTTGATTGACAAAGGCAACCACATCTGCAGGGACATTTTCACGGAAGGGAGCCAGGGCAATGGCGCCGCTATCCAGACCGAAGAGGTAGGCTTTTCCTTCAAATTTACCCTCTTTGGCAATCTTGGCAGCCTCGAAAATGGCGGTAGAGATGTCCTGAATGGCGCTGGTTAAGATCAAATCTGGCGCCATCTCATATTGATCGAAGATGCAGCCGATCAGCTTGACATTGGCGCCTTTAGCCGCTTCTTGAATGCCGAGCATGGCGTTATCTACATAGTAGAAGATCACATCCACGCCGTTTTCTGCCATCGCCAGAGTGGCTTCTTTGCCTTTCGCCGCGTCGTTGAAGTCACCCAAATAGGTGAGCGAGACCTGAATGTCTGGATTCACGTACTTGGCACCCTGTTCAAATCCTTTACCGTTGCGGATGACCGGTGGGATTTCCAAACCACCAATGTAACCCACTTTGCCAGACTGCGACATTTTGGCTGCCACGACCCCCGCGAGGAAGGAAACCTGTTCATCGAACAACGCAATCGAAGCCAGGTTGGCGGCTGTATAGGCACCGTTGACGACAATAAAGTTGGTATTCGGGAATTCCGGCGCGACCTTTTTAGAAGGTTCGGAGAATTGATCGCCATGACCCAGCACCAGTGAATAACCCTGGCTGGCAAAAGTGCGCAACGATTCTTCCCAATCTGTTGAAGGCACCTGTTCGAGATACGCGGTCTCGACACCCAATTCGTTCTTGATCCGCTCCAAGCCGCCAAAACCGGCCTGGTTCCAGGACTTATCGTTGACTGCGCCGGGAAATACCATCGCCACGCGAAACGCGGCTGGCTCCTGCGTGACTGCTTCGGTAGCCTGGCTGGCCGGAGTCTGCGGCGAGGCGCAGGCAACCAGGCTCAAGATCATTACAAACGAGAGAAGGGTGAAAAGCGATTTGCGAAACATCATCTGTTGTCCTTTCTTTGAAAAAATTTGATGAGACGAAATGGGGAGATAGAGAATGGTTTTATTATCCTTTCAGCCTCCAAGCAGAAACTGACTACTCAGGCAAGGTTCACGGTCTTGCCCTGACAATATTCAAACGGATGATCTTATCGTTGTAATAGTTCTCCGCCATCACCAACGGCAAACCGGTTGAGCTGTAGAAGATTTCATTCAAACACAACAGGGGAACCGCAGGTGGGCTCTGCAGGATGGCTGCCAGTTGCTCATCCAGCAACACAGCGCTGATGTCCGCGATGGCATAGCCAAAACTCTGTCCACAATACTGTTCAAGGATGGTCAAGATTGAGCTATGGGCGGCTTCATCGGGGATCGGAGAGCGAACGATCGTCTCGGGGATCATATTGATCGAATAGATAACCGGCTTTTCATCGGCAAAAAACAAGCGGCAAAAACGGATCAGGTAGGTCTCTGGAGAGATTTCTAGAGCCTCGGCCTGGTTGGTGGTTGGCAGGATGCGTTCGCGCTGCAACAGGTGGATAGAAGGCTCTTTACCCGCGGCTTTGATCAACTGGGTGAACTCCCAGACCGTGTTTAATTGGGTGGTGATGTCAATGAGATGCCGGTTCACGTAAGTTCCATCACCATGCCGGCGGATCAACAAACCTTGAGCGACCAATTGATCTAAGGCGCTATGGATGGTAGCGCGGCTGACATTAAATTCGAGGGCAAGCTGGTCTTCGCCTGGCAGACGACCGCTTGCGTCGAACTCGCCACGCCGGACGCGCTCCCAGATTTGCTCGCGGATCTGTTGGGTGATGGATTTCGGTTTTGCCAACATAGAGGTCTGACGTCTGTCGTCTTTATAAGCATTTTATCCTCCTTTCTCCAAAAGGTCAATCATGATTTTTGTCACCTTTTCGGAGGGCAGGCGATGCTGCCATTTCGATCTGACTTGCGGTTCAGTGGTTACCTTGGACATCCCAATACCAGAGAGAGCTTCATAATCAATCTGGGGTATAATTGTTTGTGCAATGATTGACTATTCCGAATTTCGGCAGTGGATGGATACTTTATACCGCCATCCGGAGTGGCGGGAGGAATTACGTCGCGTCGTTTTGACGGACGAGATTCTGGAATTGCCTAAGGTATTAGACAAAACGGCCGAAATCGTGCAGCAGACCGTCATCGCTGTGCAAGAGCTCATCGAAGCCCACAAACGTGGTGAAGAACGACTCAAGCAAGTCGAGATTGCCATAGCTGAACTCGCCGAAGCCCAGAAGCGCACCGAACAGCGGGTTGAAGAGCTTGCCGAAGCCCAGAAACGTACGGAAGAGCGGGTTGAAGAGCTTGCCGAAGCCCAGAAACGCACCGAAGAGCGGGTTGAAGAACTCGCCCAGGCGCAGAAACGCACCGAAGAACGGGTTGAAGAGCTTGCCCAGGCGCAGAAACGCACCGAAAAGTGGGTGAAAGAACTGGCTGATGCCCAGCATGGCTTAGGCGTGGCAGTAGGCGCACTCCAGAAAGCTTTTGGTGCTACGGTTGAAGAGGAGGCTGCAAGCGTGGTAGAAGTCGTACTCAGACGAAAGGGGTATCGAATTTTGCAGCCAGCCTTTACTCTGCCACTCGATGGGGAGATCGATGTCGTCCTGCCGTTAGAAGAACCTTCCGGACGGAAAGTATGGGCAGTGGTGGAAGCAAAAGCGCGCCTCAGTCAGCGGGATGTCTGGGCATGGTCTCAGCGCATGCACGAGCCCGTCTGGCATCAACGACTGGCCGAGAAGGGCTGCCCAGGCCCATATCTCGTCTACGCCTATGGCATTCGTATGGACTTAGGCGCTCATGAGGCAGCTCAAAGAGAGGGCATCGGGCTGCTCAAGAGCGATGGAGAAGTGCTGCCACCGGCAGCTCTGATTGAACCCTGAGCTACCCAAACCGAAGCGAAGGATAAAAGAAATCACGCTTAGACTATCCCCGACAGTCAGGCAGGTGATGGTTGCTCCTTAGCCGACCTGGTGTGACGCGGAATTTTTGGCTGCGCAGCGAGGCGCAATTAAGATAAAATAAGCCCCAAAGGAGGTATCCATGACTGAACGAGTTGCACTTTATCTTCAAGATGCCCACGATTTGCGCGAAGGGCTGGAATACGTCCGCTATGCCGAGCAGCGCGGCTTCGAAGCGGTCTGGCAAGCCGAATCTCGTCTGGTGCGGGATGCGATCGTCCCCATGGCAGCCTACGCAGCCGTAACCGAGCGGATTAAAGTGGGCTCCGGTGTGATCAACAACTGGACACGCAATATCGGTTTACTGGCCGCAACCTTCTTGACCCTGGATGACCTGGCTCCGAACCGTATCATCTGCGGTATTGGCGCCTGGTGGGATCCTCTGGCGCGCAATGTGGGCATTGAGCGCAAAAAGCCACTGGTTGCCATGCGCGAAACGGTAACTGTGCTACGGCGTTTGCTCAATATGGAGCGGGTAACTTTTCACGGTGAGTTTGTGCATGTGGATGGGATTGAGTTAGACGTAGTGCATGGACGTCGCGAACCACGCAACGTACCGATCATGATCGGCGCCACCGGGGATCAGATGATGGAATTGACCGGCGAGATCGCCGACGGAGCAGTTTTGAATTATTGTGTCCCGCCCGAATACAATGAGCGCGCCCTCGAATTGCTGGAAAAAGGCGCTAAAAAAGCCGGACGCAAGCTGGATGACCTCGATCGCCCGCAATTGATCGTTTGTTCGGTGGATCACGATCACGATAAAGCCATTGATTCAACCCGGATGTTGCTGACCCAATACCTTGCCCAACAACCTCATATTGCCAAAGCTTCTGGAGTCTCGCCGGAGGTGGTGGCCGAAATTCAATCTATCCTCGGCTGGCCGGCGACGAAAGAACAGATTAACAAAGCCAAACACCTGGTGCCCGAAGAACTGATCCACCGCATCACCGCTTCCGGCACTCCCGAAGAGGCGCGGGCAAAAGTGGACGAATATCGTAAACACGGGTGCACCTGCCCAATCCTTTATTCGGTAGGCGGCGACGTTAAGTTGCTTATTGACACCTTCGCACAGGCATAGGTTCCATGACAGAGAAGCGGCGCGTGCTCGTCTATGGCGCAGGGGGTGGGATCGGTTCTGCTCTTTGTCGTCTATTGCATGCCCAGGGCGTCCAGCTTCACCTGGTCGGTAGAACGGAAAGCAAGCTGGTCGCCCTCGCCCAGGAAGTTGAAGCTACCTACACCATCGGCGACGTAACCGATCGAGCGCTCTTTAGCAAGGTCGCACAGGATGCTGGTGAACCGCTGGATGGATTCGTCTACGCAGTAGGGACGATCACCATCCGCTCCCTGGCGCGACTGACCGAAGAAGATTTCTTAAACGACTTCCGCGTCAACGCCCTTGGCGCAGCGCTGGCTGTCCAGGCCGCTTTGCCAGCGCTCAAGAAGAGTGCCGGGGTGGCCGCGGTGGTGTTGTTTTCGAGTGTGGCGGCTTCGCAGGGCTTTGCCAACCACGCCTCGATCGGCATGGCGAAAGGGGCAGTCTCGGCGTTGACTCTTGCCCTGGCAGCCGAGCTGGCACCCAAAGTGCGGGTAAACGCCATAGCCCCCTCGCTGACCCGTACGCCGCTGGGGGAAAACCTGCTTGGCAGTGAGCAAATGGCTGCCTCGATTGCCGCTCTACATGCCTTGCAGCGCCTGGGTGAGGCACAGGACATCGCTGCACTGGCAGCCTTTCTGCTCTCCCCTCAGGCAGATTGGATCAGCGGGCAAATCATCGGCGTTGATGGCGGGCGCTCGACCCTGCGCACCAAAGGTTAAACGCCGCCTTAAGATCGCATGAAATCCCTGCTTCAATCGATCGGCGCGGCAAACCTGCTGGTCAGCCGCCTGGAGCGGCTGTCAGCCGATTCGTATTGGGCGCATCAGGCAAGCGGGGTGCGCGGCTCACTTCTACGCCTTATCGAGCGCTATGAACGCACCTCCCAGCTCAGCGACCAAGAATTGCGTTCTCTGGAAAACGCTTTGCAGATGGGCTATCGCCTGTTGAGTTACGCGGCAAAGGAAATCTCTTCCTCACACTAAGGAATGGATCGCGCGGCGTTAGCCTGATAACCGCCATAGGCGGCATGAACGCCGGTGTATCTTCACCGGTTGACGAACCCATTCAAGATACCCAAACGACTTCGAGTAAATTGAGGCAAACTTGATAGAGCCAGGGAGTGAAGACAACCACCATCCCTGTCATCCAAACCTGAGAAGCCACTTTTGAAGTTGTCTCAGCAGGCTAACTAACCTTTCGCGGACTCCTGGTTGGTTGTCTGGGCAGACTGTTGACAGGCCTGACAACGCCCAAAGAGAATGAGATGGTTGGTAATCATTTCAAAATGATGTTGACCCTCCAGGTATCGGAAGAGCGCGCTCACCGGTCCATCTTCGATCGTGATCACTGCGCCGCAATCCTGACAGACCAGGTGATGATGCCGTTCTCCACCAACCGCCTCATATACCATTGCCCCTTTGCCCATATCGGAAACCGAAATTTTGCCTGCATGCGCCATCCGCTCCAAAGCCCGATAAA
This region of Anaerolineae bacterium genomic DNA includes:
- a CDS encoding S-adenosylhomocysteine deaminase, translated to MLFHHATIITMNPKREIILNGAVAIEGNRILAVGKTNQLLEQYPEMERYDCNGNILLPGLIDTHIHLAQAMIRGCADDLGLLDWLGKRVWVLQGNYTAEDGRASAALCILEMIKSGTTAFIEVNLAERYGFDGVAEVVIQSGIRGAIGKIVMDLPSYAKKQGLMYPGMVEDGETSLRNTLLMHEKWDGAANGRLRVWFGPRTPGGVTPELYREVARLARERKMGITMHLSEVREDHDYAHEQGYRTPVEFALDMGLLGKNTVLAHCVWTDEQDWKILAQTGTHVSHNPASNAKTATGIAPVQGMLEHGVNVSIGCDGGPSNNTYDMIRDLRLTSYLANLRESDPTVVPAETVLEMATLNGAKALGMEDQLGSLEPGKLADFIIVNTDAPHLTPSFDPVSTLVYAAHGSDVDTVVIDGQIVMEHRQVKTLDEISIVNEARRRAQEVALRAGLKLESRWPTL
- a CDS encoding putative deoxyribose-specific ABC transporter, permease protein, with protein sequence MNDFLWLPFLVSLLAAGVRLATPLLFAALGGITNELSGVLNIGLEGMLIAGTFGAYLGALLSGSEWGGALGGLLAGGLLGLLFAFLSITMRADQVVLGTGLNIFALGLTSFFFRSMYKAGISQFVPSFEVWNVPLLSDIPFIGQIFFRQVPLVYLAYGLIPLFTFLLYKTTWGLKLRCCGEHPRAAETVGVNVVKTRYLALILSGMLAGLGGTFLSLGQISAFTEGLVSGRGFIALAAIIFGRWKPVNVALACLLFGVADALQLRLQGFGLPIRYEFLLMFPYLLTLITFVVFVNRGDSPASLGKPYPEK
- a CDS encoding Nucleoside ABC transporter, permease protein 1 — its product is MEKRPTLGFSPPSLATRARWLSYLQFVLLPFGAVIAALMVGAFLIALTGTDPRFAYQKMWEGIARSNYQVGLVLVKATPLMIIGLGLGFVFNTGVFNIGAEGQLYMGALLGTAIAIQDWRLPAWLHISFSLLGGFVGGGLWGLLPGYLKARHNINEVITTILLNYIAIYIVSYFTHGPLRDNPLAEAALPQTPEVQASSQLPLIWPPTRLHAGCLLGLALALVLYLVTYRMAFGYKARAVGSSPAAAHYAGMNTTLIMVIVMVVSGGLAGVAGTVEILGVQHRLRDMFSPGLGYSAIAIALMGNNHPLGIILASVLFGALQVGANNMQALAGVPVTIVDVLQATVIFFVAVSAMVRWRMPLGRLFPGKREGSRSS
- a CDS encoding putative nucleoside ABC transporter, ATP-binding component yields the protein MPAPLLEMRQIVKTFGSLRANDQVDFDVQAGEIHALLGENGAGKTTLMNILYGLYQPDGGEIYWKGERISLHSPRDAIRHRIGMIHQHLMLVPNFTVLENILVGLPSPREPLLPVQETLIRLQDFATQYGLPIDPTLKVRQLPLGLQQRVEILKALFRGADLLILDEPTAVLSPLEVEEFFAILKNLVGKGVSIIFISHKLEEVLRISDRITVLRHGRRVGTIETRHATQQILAEMMVGRAVALDYSFPKGGAAQPVLELKGVSLVRPKAGRVLKDITFTLHSGEILGIAGIDGNGQEELADVVCGLIPYTEGEMRLEGQPILNPTPRKMKAAGLGYVPADRQRVGLVKNFSIAHNLVLKSLDDPPYNAHGFLREKVVRLNAQQIIQEFDIRAAGPMQPVGELSGGNQQKVILGRELQLARRLLVAVHPTRGLDIGATESVHRFLYAQKQKGIGILLISADLDEILALSDRIAVLFRGEILGIVPGEVDSLPAISRMMLGERLEAIA
- a CDS encoding Transcriptional regulator, GntR family; protein product: MLAKPKSITQQIREQIWERVRRGEFDASGRLPGEDQLALEFNVSRATIHSALDQLVAQGLLIRRHGDGTYVNRHLIDITTQLNTVWEFTQLIKAAGKEPSIHLLQRERILPTTNQAEALEISPETYLIRFCRLFFADEKPVIYSINMIPETIVRSPIPDEAAHSSILTILEQYCGQSFGYAIADISAVLLDEQLAAILQSPPAVPLLCLNEIFYSSTGLPLVMAENYYNDKIIRLNIVRARP
- a CDS encoding reductase — its product is MTERVALYLQDAHDLREGLEYVRYAEQRGFEAVWQAESRLVRDAIVPMAAYAAVTERIKVGSGVINNWTRNIGLLAATFLTLDDLAPNRIICGIGAWWDPLARNVGIERKKPLVAMRETVTVLRRLLNMERVTFHGEFVHVDGIELDVVHGRREPRNVPIMIGATGDQMMELTGEIADGAVLNYCVPPEYNERALELLEKGAKKAGRKLDDLDRPQLIVCSVDHDHDKAIDSTRMLLTQYLAQQPHIAKASGVSPEVVAEIQSILGWPATKEQINKAKHLVPEELIHRITASGTPEEARAKVDEYRKHGCTCPILYSVGGDVKLLIDTFAQA
- a CDS encoding Dehydrogenases with different specificities (related to short-chain alcohol dehydrogenases) — encoded protein: MTEKRRVLVYGAGGGIGSALCRLLHAQGVQLHLVGRTESKLVALAQEVEATYTIGDVTDRALFSKVAQDAGEPLDGFVYAVGTITIRSLARLTEEDFLNDFRVNALGAALAVQAALPALKKSAGVAAVVLFSSVAASQGFANHASIGMAKGAVSALTLALAAELAPKVRVNAIAPSLTRTPLGENLLGSEQMAASIAALHALQRLGEAQDIAALAAFLLSPQADWISGQIIGVDGGRSTLRTKG
- a CDS encoding Zinc uptake regulation protein ZUR — translated: MKTSSVELIILELLNHERAHLTAQEIYQQLKPRLPAVNPSTVYRALERMAHAGKISVSDMGKGAMVYEAVGGERHHHLVCQDCGAVITIEDGPVSALFRYLEGQHHFEMITNHLILFGRCQACQQSAQTTNQESAKG